The genomic DNA CGCGACGTAGCAGACTTCGCGCCCGCGCAGCGCCCGCACGCCCTTCGGGCCGGCCTTGAGGATGTCGCGGCCATTGAGGATCACCTCGCCTCCGGTGATGCGCACGCCGCCGCGGCCGTAACCCATCGACGACAGGCCGATGGTCGATTTGCCGGCGCCGGATTCGCCGATCAGGCCGAGCACCTTGCCCTTTTCCAGGGTCAACGAGACATCGTGGACGAGGGTGATGGTCTTCGGCGCTTCCCCCGGCGGATAGACCGTCGCTTCGATGCGCAGATTGCGGATGTCGAGGAGCCGGCCGGATTTTGCTTTGCTGTCAGCCATCACCCGCGCCCTCCCTTGAGGCTTGTCGTGCGGTTGAGCACCCAGTCGGCGACGAGGTTGACCGAAATGGCCAGAACCGCGATAGCGGCCGCCGGGATGAGCGCCGCCGGAATACCGAAGACGATGCCGTCCTTGTTTTCCTTGACCATGCCGCCCCAGTCGGAATCCGGCGGCTGCACGCCGAGGCCGAGGAAGGACAGCGCCGACAGGAAAAGCACGGCGAAGATGAAGCGCACGCCGAGTTCGGCGACCAGCGGCGAGAGCGCGTTGGGCAGGATCTCGCGGAAGATGATCCAGCCGCTGCCCTCGCCGCGCAGCTTCGCCGCCTCGACATAGTCCATGACGTTGATGTCGACGGCGACCGCGCGCGACAGGCGGTAGACGCGGGTCGAATCGAGGATGCCCATGACCAGGATCAAGGTCAGCGTGTTCGTCGGCAGCACCGAGAGCACGACCAGGCCGAAGATCAGGGTCGGGATCGACATCAGGAGGTCGACGAAGCGTGACATCAGCGTGTCGAACCAGCCGCCAAACACCGCTGCCGAGAAGCCGAGGATCGAGCCGAGCGAGAAGGAGAGCGCCGTCGCCGCCACCGCGATCTCAATGGTGATGCGCGCGCCGTAGATCATGCGCGAGATGAGGTCGCGGCCGAGATTGTCGGTACCCAGCCAATGCACGGCCGACATCGGCTCCCAGACGTCACCGACGATCTCGCCATTGCCGTGCGGTGCGATCCACGGCGCGAATATGGCGCAAAACGCAAAGGCGGCCGTCAGGATAAGCCCGATCCAGGCGGTGAACGGGATTTGTCGCAGCGCCATTCGCCTCAGTTCCCCCTCTGATCGTTCCGTATCGGGCCAGTCACTTTGGATGCCTCAGTCTCGGATTGGCCGCGATGGCGGCGATGTCCGCCACTATGTTGAGCGTGATGTAGACCGCGGCGAAGATCAGCCCGACCGCCTGCACCACGGGCACGTCGCGCTTGGAGACATGGTCGACCAGATACTGTCCCATGCCGGGATAGACGAAGATCACCTCCACCACCACGACACCGACGATAAGGTAGGCGAGGTTGAGCATGACGACGTTGACGATCGGCGCGATCGCGTTGGGGAAGGCGTGCTTGCGGATGATGTCGAAGGGCTTCAGCCCCTTCAACTCCGCGGTCTCGATGTAGGCCGACTGCATGACGTTGAGGATCGCGGCGCGCGTCATGCGCATCATGTGCGCCAGCACCACAAGCGTGAGCGCGGTAGCCGGCAGAACGACGGCCTGCAGCCGCTCGAGGAAAGGTGTCGATTCATCCACCGTCGAGATGCTCGGGAAGATCTGCCAATGCACGGCGAAAACGAAGATCAGCACATAGCCGATGAAGAATTCGGGGAATGAAGTCGAGGCGAGCGCCAGGCCGGAGATCAGTTTGTCGACGAAGCCGTTGCGGTAGCGCACGGCGATCAGTCCGAGAATGACCGCAAGCGGTACCGCGACGATCGCCGCGCATGCGGCAAGAAACAGCGTGTTCTTCAGCCGGGTCCCGATCGAACTTGCGATGTCCAGCCCGCTCGACTGGGCCGTGCCGAAATCGCCGTGCAGGATCCCGCCGAGCCAATGCAGGTAGCGCAGCCATGCTGGATCATTCAGGCCGAGCTGTTCGCGCAGGTTGGCCAGGGCCTCGGGCGTCGCGGCCTGGCCTAGGATCGCCTGGGCGACGTCACCAGGCAGAATCTGGGTGCCGGCGAAGATCAGGACCGAAACGGCCAGCAAAAGAACCAGGCCCAGCAAGATGCGCTGAGCGACCAACTTCAAGATTGGAGACGACATCGGCAACCCGCAACGTTCAGGAAGGGACGCCTGCCTTTCGGGCAAGCTGTGAAAGCAAGGAAGGGCCGGTTTCGACCGGCCCTTCCTTTTCCTTCGTCACGCCTGCAGCCAGCACTGGATCAGGGCGTGGCCGTTGGCCAGTTCCTGCGCCGGGTTGTCGACCCAGCCCTCGACGCCCTTGCCGGTCGCGTCGACGAACTGGTTGAAGAACGGCACGATGAGACCGCCTTCGTCGCGCATCATCTCGCCCATGTCGCGGTAGATCTTCTTGCGTTTGGCCTCATCGAGCTCGCCGCGCGCCGCAAGCACCATCTTGTCGAAATCGGGGCGCTTGAAGCGCGTGTCGTTCCAATCGGCGGTTGAGAGATACGCCGTCGAGTACATCTGGTCCTGCGTCGGCCGGCCGCCCCAGTAGGAGAGCGAGAAGGGCTGCTTGTTCCAGACTTCCGTCCAGTAACCGTCGCCGGGCTCGCGCTTGATCTCGATCTTGATGCCGGCCTTGGCGCAGCTCTGCTGATAGAGCTGGGCGGCGTCCACCGCGCCGGGGAAGGCGACGTCGGAGGTGCGCAGAAGGATCGAGCCGCTGTGGCCCGATTTCTTGTAGAGCGCTGCCGCCTTTTCCGGATCGAACTTGCGCTGCTCGATATCCTCGGAGAACAGCGGATAGGCTTTGTTGACCGGCATGTCGTTGCCGACCGAGCCATAGCCACGCAGAATCTTCTGCAGCATTTCCTCGCGGTCCATGGCGAGCTTCAGCGCCATCCTGAGGTCATTGTTGTCGAAAGGTGCGGTGTCGCAGAACATGTTGAAGGGATAGAAGCCGCGGCCCGAGGCGGCGCGAATGGTGACG from Mesorhizobium sp. M1E.F.Ca.ET.045.02.1.1 includes the following:
- a CDS encoding ABC transporter permease; this encodes MALRQIPFTAWIGLILTAAFAFCAIFAPWIAPHGNGEIVGDVWEPMSAVHWLGTDNLGRDLISRMIYGARITIEIAVAATALSFSLGSILGFSAAVFGGWFDTLMSRFVDLLMSIPTLIFGLVVLSVLPTNTLTLILVMGILDSTRVYRLSRAVAVDINVMDYVEAAKLRGEGSGWIIFREILPNALSPLVAELGVRFIFAVLFLSALSFLGLGVQPPDSDWGGMVKENKDGIVFGIPAALIPAAAIAVLAISVNLVADWVLNRTTSLKGGRG
- a CDS encoding ABC transporter permease, which produces MSSPILKLVAQRILLGLVLLLAVSVLIFAGTQILPGDVAQAILGQAATPEALANLREQLGLNDPAWLRYLHWLGGILHGDFGTAQSSGLDIASSIGTRLKNTLFLAACAAIVAVPLAVILGLIAVRYRNGFVDKLISGLALASTSFPEFFIGYVLIFVFAVHWQIFPSISTVDESTPFLERLQAVVLPATALTLVVLAHMMRMTRAAILNVMQSAYIETAELKGLKPFDIIRKHAFPNAIAPIVNVVMLNLAYLIVGVVVVEVIFVYPGMGQYLVDHVSKRDVPVVQAVGLIFAAVYITLNIVADIAAIAANPRLRHPK